The genomic region TAACACATAATCATAAATACCCTTTATCTCTAATGGATCTTTTAAGCTTTAAAATTCTTGTTCTTCattgattttcaataaatctaaaaaaagtttaattttttttgcatATTTACTAGTTAAAAGATAATGTTCtcaattatgattttataaatgacTCTGGATTTACTTCTTCGATTGCCTaacttcatttttaattaatgaaataatttaagtgttaatatgattaaattttaaggaTCGTTTGATTTTGAGACAGAAAGAGTGCATCTCTAGGGTGAAATTCAACGAGGATAAAAGGCGTTTGCTCAAGAAAAATCCATGTTTGTTGTCGTATGTGTGCGTCTTTACGTGGAAAATAAGTTGCTCTTTGCCATGCATGCGAaggattttcttttcattgctATTCTTTCGGCCAATATATTAGGATGCAAATCCTGATAAGTCAGCAGTCACCGCAGCCCGCAGACAATAAAGGTAgagatatatatgaatatatatatatatagagagagagagagacagatGCTTTTCTTAGGCCGCAATCACATTGAGCTTAAAAGCTAGCCCAATTGTTATTATGTTTTTAGAATTGAATTCACATTGTCCAATCAAAATCTTAAGTCAGATTTGTAATCTTAGAGATGATTCTGTGTTGCTGAATTCTAACTTATTAAGGCTTTAACCAGTTACACTTCAATTATTATGATCTCATTTGTTTTGGTTGTCAATCatcacttttattttctgGATTCATTTATGGCATAGTAcaattttatgataaaaaaaatttgtgccATAGTtactttaataaattatataaatcattTACTCCATCagtaaaactaaataaattactcTATCAGTGTAATTTTTACCGATATAGGTTTTTTTGTTGATgtggaattttttttattaatataatattaaataattgaaatatatttagattatttaatatcaaaaagtatatattaattgttttttttttatgggtACTCTTGCATAAGTGagtatttattttcagttattttGTAGAATAGGTTTATAAAGGAAGTGGGGACCCATAAATCAGATCATGGAGACAAGTCCTGAAATTTTCACAAGTAAAGAGAAGTGTAGTGATATTAagctttaatttacttttcagTGTGGTTCtgtttctttatttcaaattttatataacaCCACCTgttattcttaatttcttgAGTAATAACCAAAGCCACACATCTCTTTACCTCTTTGATTGCCCAGCCATCCAGATGGAATGATCATTATGCTTTTCATACCATGACCCCATACTGACCTTCTTTATTAATCTTACAAGAATTAGCTAGAGTTGCCTTCATTTCATTATTGAAAATCTCTAACCAAATTAAACTCTTATTTCAGTATTTTGAGATTGTAATTTAGGTGAATTTtcacttttataataaatttaaaaaaaattatactttgtTATGGAGTCCACGGTCGGTtagttcttttataaattataaaagataatattaaaatctataattaattttattttttctagaCAAGGTCTTCACAGACATACATTATTAATCCAGCTGAATCTTGAAGCcggtttttctttaatcacataattattgataatattttggtccttatattaattattttataatttaaactcACTTGAAATTTACTAGCAACAAGAAGGGTAATAATGGAATCACGAAAGAACGTGACAGCACATTTATACCAACCTTATTATATATGACTTCTTAATGCATCAAACAAAGAAGCCTTGAATTTTAGAACCTCCTTGTACCATATCTGCAAGATATAGCTAGCTAGCTacaactttattttctttaattaattaccttttttcttttttctttttacatttattttgtCTAGCCAGTCCCTTTTGGTTTGATTTGGTGTTTAACTGGTTCATGGATATTGATCCCTTCTGGAGTACTGGGGGGTGGTTTATAGAAATTACTGGTTCAACTTTCATGGCACCAGCTGTTCCTGAAACCTCATCGTCGACAAGATCACAAGCTACGTTGCTGTTTCTTggcctttttctcttcttggtTGTTCCTCTTCTTGCTCGTCCTCTTGATTTCCCTAAGAGATTCATGGCTTCAACTGCAGAATTGCATCCTCAACAAACAAAGCATACACATCCTTcttctgctgctgctgttaGCACCGCTACAATTTCTGGTTCTTCTTCAGGACAACAGTTTAAAGCAGCTGCACATGAAGTACCTAGCGGTCCAAACCCTGAATCCAACTAGtaagcaagaaaaaaaaa from Ricinus communis isolate WT05 ecotype wild-type chromosome 9, ASM1957865v1, whole genome shotgun sequence harbors:
- the LOC8280682 gene encoding CLAVATA3/ESR (CLE)-related protein TDIF, which codes for MDIDPFWSTGGWFIEITGSTFMAPAVPETSSSTRSQATLLFLGLFLFLVVPLLARPLDFPKRFMASTAELHPQQTKHTHPSSAAAVSTATISGSSSGQQFKAAAHEVPSGPNPESN